One Littorina saxatilis isolate snail1 linkage group LG11, US_GU_Lsax_2.0, whole genome shotgun sequence genomic window, CAAAAgccaaacaaatcaatcaattgCATTGCTTAGGAAAGCAATATTCGTTAAGCCTTTATCATCAGACGGTCATTTTTCGTTACAAACTGATTCCAAAAGTAGACCTCTTGTTGCCCAAGACAGTTTCTCTGTGATGTAGCAGCTGTACCGGAGGCTACTATCACTGTGGCAATGTAGAATGGGGTGACTGCACACACTCATGTTGACATGGCATTGCCACCACAGGATCATCATTCCAAGGGAGATAACGGCAGACTTTTCGCAACATCCAGTGCTTGTTGTCCCCCTTTCTACCAAGCGCCAGTGTGGGTATACCTTACCAGGGATGTCTTTCGGTGTTAGCAGTTGACAAAACACCAACACTTCTTTCAAATATAACCGAAAAAGTTGCCGCCATTTCGACAGACCTGCGGAGATTGTTATTGAGGGGGAGCCGGGCTCAAAGGCGACGCCGTGGCCGAATATTGACGGTAAGGCCATTAATCGGCAAATCAGTTGccacataacaaaaacaaaacaacaaaaggtGAACACAATTATATCAAACGAGCTCTGCTTCCGTCCTACTGATTCGTTACTAATTCCTTGACGTCAGTTTGAGATACTTGGGCCTGGTGAATACCCAAGTCGTCATACGGTGTCATTTGTCCAATGTCGCTTGCCTGAAGAACATCGTAAGGTGCCTCTGTGGaattgagagaaaaagaaacgattttttgtgtgcaactTGAAATGTGAGCATATTTATGACAGCAGCAGAGCAAAAGAGCGAAATGAATGTAAAACCTTAGCTGACACTTAtacacaaacgcgcgcgcacgcactagTACTGGCACAcgaattaacacacacacactacacacacacacacacacacacacacacacacacacacacacacacacacacacacacacacacacacacacacacacacacactaacgcacacacacactaacgcacgcgcgcacacgcacacacacacacactcacacacacaaacacacacacacacacacacacacgaaccgcACCGCACGCGCAtacaattaaaacacacacaaaattagttgattaaaatcaacagttGTGTTAGATAAAAGAAGAGGTGATGTGCGGGCAAACTTCTGTCCGCAGTCAGACCGATTGTAGTCACCTGCTAAGAATACATAGGAGCTTCAAGTGTATCAAACCTCCTACCTACTTACGAGTATTACTATTACATACAAACAATAAGCTCAGACAACCGATTCGCTCGTTTGCTGTCATAATCGTTTTTTGCACCCATTACCGAGCGTATGCCACACCCGGCACACATATGATTAGACTTTCACTTCAAGTAAAAAAGACAAATCCATCATTCAttgatctttaaaaaaaaatgttgcttAACTTTGAGCTTAAAATATATCGAAATAAAAGTTTGGAAACTGAAAAAGCTTAGACGTCATAATCATGGAGGCACTGAAAAGATGTTCCTGTTAAACTTCTCTCGAAGAAGGAAAAGTGTTGCTCGATTAGTCAGTAATAAATGTTGGAATGTGATTAACATGTGTGGGGTCCCATAAGGGTTGAAagagacattttttttaatgtgaaaACCTTCTCGAgtgcacttttttttcttctccaattTGACACCACGTGTGACAGATAAAATAGAACAGTTGTACAGATGCACAAATAAGGAGGACAAAACAAAtataactgatctcgtgagaacagTACAACGATGCTCCATGTCACTGCCTCCAACAAATCATGAAAGAGGGGTCGTCCTCGagtgttatattttgtgtgtgtgtgtgtgtatgtgtgtgtgtgtgtgtgtgtgtgtgtgtgtttatgcgtctCAAGGACAAATAGTATGTACAGTCCTAGCCTTAAAttttaatccttgtaaaataaggTTCAGCTCAGTTCGCTAAATCCTTGAGTTCATCACGGCGAGAATTGTCTAAGAAACGGTACGTCCTCGCCACAGTcgctaaggcccccccccccccccaaaaaaaaagtctgtttacggtatcccgaccgaccctatttattcgcgcgaccctagacttttttttggcatttgggggagaaaaaaaaagtctttgttttttggcaaaataacttaaaaatatggttttttggagaaaaaaaccgaaaaaaaccaaacatcccgacctaccgaccctattttttgggcctatgttagcgtaaacagactttttttgttgttggcctgaTTATAGCATCTAAGAAACGGGGGACTGGTCACGTGCTCCTCCATGTCACTTTTCCCCAAATCCCTTATACCTGATCAGTCATAAAAGAGGGGACGTCTTGAGTTCTCTTTCTCACTTTCTGTTGCTCACTCTCAGCCACTCTTCCCACCCGGCTCCATCATGCCAAAACGAATGTCTACCAGACGGAAAAGTCCAAACaattaaagaagaagaaaacaagtcgccgtaaggcgaaaatacaacatttagtcaagctgtcgaactcacagaatgaaactgaacgcactgcaatttttcagcaagaccgtatactcgtagcatcgtcagtccaccgcttgtggcaaaggcagtgacattgacaagaagagcggggtagtagttgcgctgagaaggatagcacgcttttctgtacctctcttcgttttaactttctgagcgtgtttttaatccaaacatagcatatctatatgtttttggaatcaggaaccgacaaggaataagatgaaagtgtttttaaattgatttcgaaaatttaattttgatcataatttttatatttttaattttcagagcttgtttttaatccaaatataacatatttatatgtttttggaatcaggaaatgatgaagaataagatgaacgtaaatttggatcgttttataatttgtttttattttttacaattttcagatttttaatgaccaaagtcatcaattaatttttaagccaccaagctgaaatgcaataccgaagtccggcctttgtcgaagattgcttggccaaaatttcaatcaatttgattgaaaaaatgagggtgtgacagtgccgcctcaactttcacaaaaagccggatatgacgtcatgaaagacatttctcgaaaaaatgaaaaacacgtccggggatatcatttccagaaactctcatgtcaaatttcataaagatcggtccagtagtttagtctgaatcgctctacacacacacacacacgcacagacagacacacacacacacacacacacaaacacacacacacacacacacacgcacacacacacacacgcacgcacatacaccacgaccctcgtttcgattccccctcgatgttaaaatatttagtcaaaacttgactaaatataaaaaggacagTCATTCCTCGTTTTCCACGTGAATATCAAACCGAGTGAGCGCCTGATAAATCATTCACTGAAAGCAAACGAACACTGACAAGACCCTTCGAAGTTGCAACACAGCTTGGGGACAAGCAAAGGCACAAGACACCGGTTTAAAGAAATAAAATTCACTAGTGTCTTTACCCCCCCAAAATACTGTAAAATCTAAATCTTATTAAAGAACAAAAGTTCCTCTTCTGTAATGTGCCGAGTTCAATATTGGGTGCCTTTGCCTCTGAATATTCCTAGACAAAATGTTTAGTTTTGCCCATTTGAGCAGGAATGCTTTCTAGTGCAGTGGTTATCAAACTGTGGTAAGAGTCGTTAGGTCGTAGCAGAGACATGCTATCTGTGTCTCGTCGTAGGTTCGAGTCATGCCAGTGCggtatttttacacccccggtataggggtgtgtataggtttcactggatgtgtttgtttgtgtgtttgtgtgtttgtgttcgcatatagatctcaagaatgaacggaccgatcgtcaccaaacttggtgaacaggttctatacattcctgagacggtccttacaaaaattgggaccagtcaaacacacgattagggagttattggtggattaagattaagagtgacatattaatggtcaaagggaaataaccttctcagttggtggcagtgagaatggttatttccctttgaccaacgggggtgtttttcctacctcgacgtaccctttcgcaatggaccctgtgttgacattctgacttctgacttttgacttttgacttttgacttttgacttctgacttttgacttttgacttttgacttttgacttttgacttctgacttttgacttttgacttttgacttctgactgtctctcttctgacttctgacttctgactttctctcttctgacttttgacttttgacttttgacttctgacttctgacttctgacttttgacttttgacttttgacttctgacttctgacttttgacttctgactttctctcttctgacttctgacttctgacttctggctttctctcttctgacttctgacttctgacttctgacttttgacttttgacttctgacttctgacttcgggggtgtttttcctacctcggaggaatttcttgttatttttagttttgtttttaactttgtttCATTTCTCTACTctcctttcttttgttttattttactctattcATCTTTATTCCAAAGCATTTTCGATGATCAATTGCAATACTGAACAAAGCTCACAAGGCACTGATTTGGTATTCGTCACTGCGGAATTCGTTCGCTGAAGCAACATGAATCAGTGGACCTGAGGCCAGAAACAACATTAGTTAACATAATGCAGTAcattggaacccccttttaagacctttaaaaatctgagaagttcaggtcttaaaaaggagggagtcttaaaatggagttgtgcttacagaggttatgaacagaatgtctACAAAAGTAAGACTTAAAAGGACAGATGTCTTACattaggggtggggtgggggtacaAGGGGAGTTTAATTGATAACACATCCACATGGAAACAAACAGctaacaacaaaaatcaatatGTTTTAATTGTGGCAAAACAAAAGTCTGCATGGATAGCATCGAATTACTTCGACAGAATCTCGTTACACAGGTCTACGAACAGCATCTCTCGATACGTCACTGAGTCGCTCATCAGTCATGTTGCCTAAatacaagtctttctgagtctaagCCTGATCTAGATTGACATATTTTATCGTATATGATTAAAATGCAAAAAGAATTGACATAATACCCAGGTATGTTTTATACCTGAAAACAATTACAGCTAGGGGATTGAGAGTAATTCAATCAAAAAAGGCCTTGGGAAAAATTTCCCTCATAAAACTTCTTTGACATGGTGTTTAATAATGTACCTTAACTCAACAGTAAAAACAATTAACATGTACAGCTTGAAAGTGTATCTATTATGCCAGTGAATAATTGCATGGGAAGCCAGTTTAAATTGTTGCACAAGGGCCGAAGCTGTGTTTTAATAAAAGAAGGGGTACGGACATATGTTTTACAcatgggttacatgtgttgcaaagtatttgaaacgacggtattactgtgtgtgtgtgtgtgtgtgtgtgtgtgtgtgtgtgtgtgtgtgtgtgtgtgtgttagtgttagtgtgttagtgttagtgtatgtgtttgtgtgtgtgtgtgtgtgtgtgagtgtgtgtgattacgcgtccttgtaaaaaaaagttcgCGGCGAGAATTGCCTAAGAAACCCTACTTCCTCGCCACACTCGCCAAATCTAGCGTCTAGGAAACGGAGGACTGGCTGAACAAGCGCAGCACATAACATTGAAAGCCAGGGAAAGGCCTAGCGACTGAGGCAGCTGTCTGCTGCTGTGATTTAGGTCAGCACGTGTTTTGCGAGGAATTGCCAGTGTAATATTATGGAAGTCACGTTGGCAGTCTCTGGTTATACGAATATTAACAGATGGAAATGATATGTCCCCACCAACCCCACCCAGCCGCCCACCTCGTTCCCCAACTGAATGGCCTTTCCCTCCACGTCTGCCAAGCCCCACCCCCTCCAATTGGTCGCGCGCTGTGTGACGGTACCCACCATAACTAGTAGCGGTGGCGAAGGACGAACACGGGGTGGACGTATTTTCAATGTGAAGACCACGTGTAGTGTCTGCAGAGGCTGGAGTCACGTGCCCAACCGTCTCGCTGTCGTCGTCATTCTGATCTACAATTCAAACAGTCATCAACAGGCTAGCTAGTCAGACAGCTAATCTAGCAAGTAAGTCATTAATACACTAACCAGACAGTAATTTGTTAAACAAACTAACAGTAaaaccacacaacaacaaacaaacaaacaaacaaacagaatacagaatacagaatattttATTGCCCAAGTTTGGACATTCTTTCTGACAGATGCGGTTTTCCCTCCATTCACTCTAGCCAAGCACACCCAACATACGCAgctataaaataaataaatacattcaACGACATACGTACACTAACATTAACACCGTGACAATCACTATATAACAACAAgcgtcagtcacacacacacacacacacacacacacacacacacacacacacacacacacacacacacacacacacacacacacacataaaaacaaacaaaatgcaacGAAAGGGAAAaaataccccccaaaaaacagaGATCAAACCCAGGACCTCGAGATTTCGGGGCTTTTTTCAAACACCGAGATTAGCCACAGCTTTAACGCCCAAGCCGTCATCATAGCATACTGTTTAAAACGCTGACCAACACAATTGTGTGTTTGCGTACTCTTTCTCCTGCTACTAGTCTTACTTTTCTGAGACACTGTATTCATACTGAGCGTATCGTTCCGTGTTTGTTCTTGAATAAACATTCCATACAttattctctttctctgtctgtctgcctgtgtgtctgtttgtctgtgtgtctgtctgtctgtctgactgtctgccttcctgtctctctgtgtctccctgtgtctctgtctctctcatcttACCTTGTGTGCGTTCATTCACCAGCTCTTGCCTTGTTCGTACTCTGCCAGGTAACAGGGTAGGTGTGCCTTGCTTCACTGGAGTTCTTCTAAGagcaactacacacacacacacacacacacacacacacatacacacacacacacatacacacacacacacacacatacacacacacacacatacacacacacacacacacatacacacacacatacacacacgcacgcacgcacacacacacacacacacacacacacacacatacacacacacacacacacacacacacaagcacacacgtccacatgcacgcacgcgtgcGCTCACGTTATGCCGCATTGAGTTATCAATTCATCAATCAATCGACACAAACAAAGTTGAATTGCGGCAGTGATGGCATGatctttgtctgcctgtctgtctgcctgcctgcctgcctgcctgcctgtctgcctgcctgtctttcgtctgtctgtctgtccgtacattCTAATAAGAATCAAACCCTCCTTACCAGAAAATTCGAGAAAAATATTGTTGCAAGCTCACATTCAAAGTATTGTAGATTACGCTTCGACCATACGGGACTCTGCTAGTGCAAATATCACGAAACCGCCTTTTAGCCTTAAAAATTAGCAGACAAATTAGTAGATCTACTTCTATAGAAATAGAACTCTGTCAGCATCTGATTATACTCATCTTGAAATCCCCTCTCTATTTAAAAGACTGATCTAAATTGTAACAAAGGATTCGTGATgtataaaataattataaacatGCCATGACGCAGCTGTACTttaacttaaaaaaaacaaagcaaaactaaAAACTAAATAATACTGCGGTACAcggaaaaaacccaccaaaacaAACTAATACATCAAAAGGAATTTGACAGATGCAAAACACTATAATCTTACCTGCTACTTGTGGTTGGGATTCTCTTCCTTGATCGCGTCTCGGCGAGCCTGACCTAAACACAAATGACAACCATTTGCACTCGTTGTTCGTCTTGTGTGAACGATTCTATATGAAACTGAATACACCTGTTAACAGTTCCACAAGCTATTAATTTTTCGCTGCACGCAAAAACGACTACCAATATACCCCTCATCAAGTTCCAGTCAATTATACGCTGGTCTCACCATGTGACAGGCATCCAAAACAGTTTAATGCACAGTCCTCCTCGGCTTACTATCTCAGAGTTGGCCAGGTTTTCACATGGAATatgaccattcctccactttgATGCATTCCCAAACTAAACTACCTATGGATTGGAGTGGGATTTTAtttgctgttttgttgttgttgatgaattgacacacagacacagacatgcacagacacaaacagacatgcacagacacacacagacacagacacagacacacacacacacacacacacacacacacacacacacacacacacacacacacacacacacacacatacaaacacacacacacacacacacacacacacacacagacgtacgcacacacactcgcgtgCGCGCGTCACCCTCCTCGTTTGAAACCCGAATCAACATTGACTAAATGTCCATCAAGAACCCTGAAGCAtaattaaccattcagtcaatcgAGTGCACTGAATTACGTCCGGTTATCTCTCACCTACTGTGTTAACGtgggtacagagagagagagagagagagtgagagagagacagagacagagagacagagacagagagagggatggagagaaagagtgagagagagagagagaaagagagagaaagagagagagagagagagagagagagagagagagagagagagagaggacaaaatctttattatcgagggtaatagataagctagaatattgcttttttacatccagccctcgccctaatatagggtcaacaagaacagaaaacaatataatcaaagaactatcacatcaaacttaatacattataactgtatatacagatacaaatttaaaaataaattgtcatgctgcattttaagtacaatttccaatgataaacAGTGTCAattttagatctgcatattattataattttgtttaacatgcacatacattttaaatgaattgatgaaccattcagcacatgtttagttgcattatgtgcgacatataattttttttgaagctgtctgtgtttgttttatgcttaagaaaaataggcagtgagttccataggaccgcacctgaataaagacgTTATtttaagaagagagagagagagagagagagagagagagagagagagagagagagagagagagagagagagagagagtgagagattggattggattgaattgtttactcatttaggccatatcccccttatgagagagagagagagagagagagagagagagagagagagagagagagagagagtgtgtgagagagagacagagagacagagacagagagaggaagagagagagagagagagagagagagagagagagagagagagagagaggggggagagagagcgagagcgagagagagagaggggggggggacagagaaagagcgagcttgatttgaaaagagagagatgagggagagagagaaagagagacagagagagacagagagacagagagcgagagagagagataactcagaactcagaactcagaactttattacataaggataaaggttttaggcttagcctaatcttccaacctgtccttggaacatatacagagaataattgtaaacgaaagcaaagactgNNNNNNNNNNNNNNNNNNNNNNNNNNNNNNNNNNNNNNNNNNNNNNNNNNNNNNNNNNNNNNNNNNNNNNNNNNNNNNNNNNNNNNNNNNNNNNNNNNNNNNNNNNNNNNNNNNNNNNNNNNNNNNNNNNNNNNNNNNNNNNNNNNNNNNNNNNNNNNNNNNNNNNNNNNNNNNNNNNNNNNNNNNNNNNNNNNNNNNNNttgaaaagagagagagagagagagagagagagagggagagagagacagagacagacagcgagagagaatgaatgagagagagaactcagaactcagaactcagaactttattacataaggataaaggttttaggcttagcctaatcttccaacctgtccttggaacatatacagagaataattgtaaacgaaagcaaagactgcgcacatacacacacacacatccacacacacacagagagagagagagagagagagagagagagagagagagagagagagagagagagagagagagattggattggattggattgtttactcatttaggccatagccccttatgagagagagagagagagagagagagagagagagagagagagagagagagagagagagagagagagagagagagagagagagagaggacaggatctttattatcgagggtaatagataagcaagaatattgcttttttacatccagccctcgccctaatatagggtcaacaagaacagaaaacaatataatcaaagaactatcacatcaaacttaatacattataactgtatatacagatacaaatttaaaaactaaattgtcatgctgcatttcaagtacaatttccaatgataaaagcatattattataattctgtttaaacatgcacatacattttaaatgaattgatgaaccattcagcacatgtttagttgcattatgtgcgacatataattttttttgaagctgtctgtgtttgttttatgcttaagaaaaataggcagtgagttccataggaccgcacctgaataaagaaggcttgatttgaaaagagagagagatagagagagagagagagagagagagagagagagagagagagagagagagagagagagagagagagagagagagagagagagagagagagagagagaaagagagagagcgagagagagattggattggattgtttactcatttaggccatagcccccttatgagagagagagagagagagagagagagagagagagagagagagagtgtgtgagagagagacagagagacagagacagagagaggaagagagagagagagagagagagagagagagagagagcgaggggggagagagagcgagagcgagagagagagagggggggacag contains:
- the LOC138979843 gene encoding uncharacterized protein isoform X2; amino-acid sequence: MVLLLAFFSLSSGLLCTEKQQSGDPETGSGSPRRDQGRESQPQVAVALRRTPVKQGTPTLLPGRVRTRQELVNERTQDQNDDDSETVGHVTPASADTTRGLHIENTSTPCSSFATATSYEAPYDVLQASDIGQMTPYDDLGIHQAQVSQTDVKELVTNQ
- the LOC138979843 gene encoding uncharacterized protein isoform X1 produces the protein MVLLLAFFSLSSGLLCTVQAREVVQCCTRLHVGLAAGGGVLVGVVIVVAVCLCSWRRNWTLPCYTPEKQQSGDPETGSGSPRRDQGRESQPQVAVALRRTPVKQGTPTLLPGRVRTRQELVNERTQDQNDDDSETVGHVTPASADTTRGLHIENTSTPCSSFATATSYEAPYDVLQASDIGQMTPYDDLGIHQAQVSQTDVKELVTNQ